The DNA window TCAAAACTTCTAAAATCGGCCCTTTTCTTACATAGAAAACTAAAAAACAAAAAACTAATCATAAAAATCATCAACCCGACTCCTAAAAGTCACTCTATTTATAAACTCTACAAATTCGACAATATCGACATTACTACAGACTATTTCGAAACGGACTATAAAAAAGTATTGCTTGACGATATCAACAAATTAAGTATCGGTCTTGTCATTACTACAAATCAATTTTTCAAAAAATATTCCGAAGTCTTTTTCCAAATTAAAAAACCTATTTTAAAAGTCGGCGAAGAATCTATCAAAAAATGTGAAAAACTTTATATAATCTTAAATGAAAAATACATTACCAAAATAGCACCGACAATTTTCGATTTATCATATCAACTAGGGCTCAAAGCCGTGTTTTTAAACGCGGACCCGGAAAACGACAACAAACAGATAATAGAATATTTACAAACATTGGCAAAAAGTTTCAATTTCGCTCAAGTAGAATTTGAAAAACAAGAAGAAAACCCTATAACTTACTTGGCAAAAAAAGAAAACATCTGTCTTATAGACACGTTCGCAACAAAACCGAGAAATAAATTTTTACAAATAATTTCACCTAAAATAGAAGATTCGTACATTATGTTAGATAAATTTTCACAATTTTTAATACCCGTAAAGGAAGATAATGAAAGTAACGGTTAATACACCAAATAAAACATACGACATCATAATCGACAAATTGCCGCAAATCACTATCGATTCCAAAGTCGCAATTATCACAAATCCGAAAGTCAGCGGACTTCATATTAATTATCTAACGAACAAACTAAAAGCAAAAGAGCTTCATATAATTACTCTACCTGACGGGGAAGAGTATAAAAATTGGCAAAGCATAGAGTATGCTCTTGATAGACTATTTGATGCTAAGTTTGATAGAAACTCGACTCTTATAGCGTTTGGCGGAGGTGTTATAGGAGATATGACGGGATTTGCGGCAAGCATATTTTTAAGAGGAATAAAATTCATCCAAATCCCAACGACACTTCTTGCTATGGTGGATAGCTCGGTAGGCGGCAAAACCGGTATCAATAACAAATACGGAAAAAATTTAATCGGAAGCTTTTATCAACCCGAAGCCGTTTATATCGACACTCATTTTCTTTCAACACTTGACAAAAGAGAATTCGCAGCGGGAATGGCGGAAATTATAAAAATGGCCGTAATGTTTGACAAAGAGTTTTTCGAAAATATCAAAAAAGGAAACTTAACGCTTGAAGAGATGATTAAAAGAAGTGTGGAGTTAAAAGCCGAAGTCGTAAATCAAGACGAAAAAGAAAAAGGCATAAGAAGCGTACTAAATTACGGACACACTTTCGGGCACGTTATCGAAAACCTGACAAACTATAAAACATATCTCCACGGAGAAGCCGTAGCTATCGGTATGATTATGGCAAACGAGCTTTCACGTGAGCTAGGATTATTAAGCGAAAAAGAAGCAAAAGAGATAAAAGAACTTTTAGAAAAACACAACCTACCTACCGATTTTAAAATAGACGATGTAGATGATTTTTACAATCACTTTTTCTTAGACAAAAAAACGGCGGATAATAAAATCAAATTCATTATCCCCGAAAAAATAGGCCAATATAAAATCGTAAAAGATTTGGACGAAAATTTAGTAAAAAAAGTATTAAAGAAGTTTGAGAGATGAAAAAACTATTTTTAATAGTTTTTTTTATCCTCACACTATTTGCGGCAGATAATAACACTACTGCAGAAACTAACGAAACAAACAAAACAAATACGCTACTTCACTATCAAAAAAATGAAATCATAAAAAGACTTAAACAAAACGAATTTTATATAACATATAAAGATTATCTCGATTATAAAGCCCTTCAAGAAAGAGTAGCATTACTTGAAAAAAAGGCGCGTTACAATAAAAAATACAAAAAAGAGCTTCAAAGATTAAAAACGGAACTAAAACTTCTCAAAAAAAACAACGATATTTACACATCATTAATTAAATTATCAAGTTTGCCAAAACCGCCTGAAATCAACAATCCTTTTGCAATTATCACAGGACTAAATTATGAAAAAGAGATTCAATCGATAGTCGAAAAAAATCAAAAAGAGTATCAAATTTTCAAACAAACCCTTAATGATTTACAACGATTAAAAGAGATAGAGCAAAAACTAAAAATAAAAGATAAAGAACTCGAGCAGATGCTTCAAGATTTTAACGTTATAGACAATATTTACAAAACGAAGTTAAACACCCTCCAAGCGGAAGCGAAAATCAACATTCAAAAAGTCAATTCCCAAATCCAAAGAGAAATAAATAAATTAATCTTTTTGGCAATAACAATCGCAATAAGTTTTATAATTTTTACACTCATAAAACTTGCAGTTAGAAAATACGTAAAAGAAGAATCGGTTTACATTACGAATAAAATACTAAACTTCATAAACTTCACCGTAATTCTTTTAATAATAGCATTCTTTTACATCAACAACGCAACATATCTAATCACAATCTTAGGTTTTGCATCAGCCGGTATCGCAATTGCTATGAAAGACTGGTTTATGAATATTTTCGGCTGGTTCGTTATAATGACCAGCGGAAATTTTAAAGTCGGAGACAGAGTTAAAATATACCTTCAAAACGGACAAGTAAAAATCGTAGGCGATATTATCGATATTTCCTTAAACAGAATCGTAATTCAAGAAGACGTAACTCTTACGACTTATCTTTACAACAGACGTGCCGGAAGAATAGTTTTCGTTCCTAACAACGTAATTTTTACAAACCCTATTTTTAACTATACCCACCACGGTCTCTCAACCGTTTGGGACGGAATTGACATAACTATCACTTTTGATTCCAATCACAAAAAAGCGGTCTATTTAGCAAGAGAAATTGTCAGCAAATATTCAAAAGGATATACCGACATCACAAAAAGAAGACTACAAAAACTAAAATCGGTATATCATATCAAAAACGCAAACGTCGAGCCGAGAATTTATACTTTTATAAGCGAAAACGGAATAACAATCAGCTGCTGGTATCTTAATAACTACGCTACTCTAAATCTAAGAAGTACGATATCGGCGGAAATTATAGACGCTTTCAATAACGCAGAAGATATAAAAATAGCATACCCTACATACAGCATAAAAATGGAAAAGACAAACCATGAAAAATTTGATGAAGCTTAAATATCTTTATAAATTAAAAGAAGCGGGAGTTGAGTATTTCGAAGGTTTCGTAAGCGAAGATAAAAAAGTAGATATGCCAAATGAACTAAAAGAACTTGAAAAAATATGTAAAAATTGCACTCTTTGCGACCTAAGTAAAACAAGAACCAACGTAGTTTTCGGAGAAGGAAACCCTAAAGCAAAACTAATGTTTATCGGTGAAGGACCGGGGGAAATGGAAGATAAAACGGGTCGCCCTTTTGTGGGAAGAGCGGGAAAATTACTTACGAAAATTATTGAAAATGTGTTAGAATTAACAAGAGAAGACGTCTATATCGCAAATATAGTAAAATGCAGACCGCCTAATAACCGAGTACCGAGTATAGAAGAGGCCGAAAGTTGCAAACCGTATCTTTTAAAACAGATAGAGATTATAAATCCGGAAATTTTAGTTTGTCTTGGAAAAACGGCATTTATGTATTTATTAAACGAAAATCTGCCTATTAGCAGAGTTAGAGGACAAATATTCGAATACAAAGGAAGAAAAGTGATACCGACATATCATCCAAGCTTTTTATTAAGAAATCCTTCGGCGAAAAAAGAAGCTTATAAAGACTTTTTACTTATAAAGAGTATGCTATGAAAAAAATAATCGCACTACTATTTACGGCAATTTTAGTATTTGCACAAACTGAAGTTATTGTCGAACCCGATAACGAACAAGTGGAAGTTTTTGACGATAATTTCGTCTCGCAAAAAGTAAGCGTAAACGTAGCGGTTGTGATAGATAAGAAAAAATTTTTCAAATTCATTCCTTCGATTATGAATTCGATAAATTCTTATTTCATATATAAAGCTTCAAACTATCACATAAAACTTTTCGATATCGACGCAAATTTATCTCAAATCACTCAAAACTACAAAGACATCGTTTATATCACTACCGATAAACAAAAAATAGAAGAATTAAAAAATTACGACGCTCATTTTTACGTACCCACTTTCAACGCAAGCGATTTCAAAACGACAAATCAACAACCATTAGAAAACAACGAAACTACGGCAAATCCTTTCGAATATACAGAAGAAGAAAACTCAACAAAACAACTTGATAATGTTGATTTCGGTCTTATAGATTTCAAATCCCAAGTAAATACTTTAGCCCAATATATCGATGATAATTATGCAATCGCAATAAATTCAAAAGGAACGATTCCTCAAAAACTTCTTCAATACGAAAGCGAACTTAATATAATGTTGGATACTTATGATTTCCCTAATATTCCTTATGAGAAATTAAATAATCACTATATTTTTTTCAATACCAGCGCAAGTAAAACGGCTCAAATCTTAGCCCAAATCACATACAAAAACATAGAAACCAAACTCCAACTCGCAACTCAAATAGATTACGACCCTCTGTTAATATCAATCACTCAACCTCAAGACGTCGAAAAACTGATAATCGCAAATTCAATCTTAAATATTCCTATCGATTTGGAAGATACCAATATGAACTTAAACAGCGATATAAGATTTAATTGGCTAAATTACGACATCAGCATACTTCTAAACAAAATTTACAACAAACAGACAAACGACGACGAATATTATATGAACGATTTTCACGTATATATTTTCGATCATCAAATCAACTACAATACAAAACTCTACCAAATTATAAACGGCGCGTTTAAGCCTATTCAATAACCTCCTTTTTCTTTTTTTTTATTTTGGTATAATTCCGCTAAAAAAGGAAGCATATGGCAACTTATGTTATCGGGTTCCCGAGAATCGGCGAACAAAGAGAGCTTAAAAAAGCACTTGAAGCGTATTGGAGCGGTAAAATCAGCCAAGATGAACTAAAACAAACTGCAAGTGACCTCAGAAAAAGACACTGGACTTATCAAAAAAATGCCGGCATCGATATGATTAGCGTTAATGATTTCAGTTTTTATGACAATATGCTTGATATGACCGTTATGTTAAATGCGGTACCTGAAAAATACAAAGATATCGACAATTGTATGGATAGATATTTCGCAATGGCAAGAGGTGATGCGAATCACAAAGCTATGGAAATGACAAAATGGTTTAACACGAACTACCACTATATCGTACCTGAACTCGATATCGATATGGATTTTAAAGCGAATATCGATAAAATCGTTTTGGAATACAATGAGGCAAAAGAACTCGGAATCGAGCCGAAAGTAAATTTAATCGGGCCGATTACATACGTAAAACTTAGCAAAATAGTAAACGGAGACGAAAAAGCAATTATCGAAAAATTGGTACCTGTTTACAAAGAAATCATCGCTAAATTAAAAGAATTAAACCCTAACGTAACTATCCAAATGGACGAACCTTATTTTGTTACGAATCCGACAAAAGAAGACCTTGAACTTCTTGAAAAAGTTTATAATGAACTTGCAAGCGATGCAAATATTTACGTTGCAACATATTTCGAACATTCAAACGAAGCAAACGAAGTACTTGCTAAAACTCCTATTAAAGGTATGTTTTTAGATTTCGTACACGGAAGTGAAAACAGCATTAAAGCGTTAGTTGACGCCGGAAAAGAAGTTGGTATCGGAATCGTAAACGGAAGAAACGTATGGGTTAACGATATCGAAAAATCGGCTGCGTTCGTAAAAGGTCTGACTGAAGCGGTTGAGAGTGACAAAGTACACGTAGGAAGCAGCTGTAGTTTACTTCACGTACCATACACTCTAAAATACGAAACAAAAATGGACGAAGATATTAAATCTTGGATTTCATACGCACTTGAAAAACTTGACGAAATAAGAGTTATCAACAAACTTGTAAAAAATGAAGAGCTTAGCGAATACGACAAAGAAGTACTTGAAGGCAACAAAATCGCAATAGCTACAAGAAAAACTTCAAGCAAAATCCACGACCCGATCGTTCAAGATAGAGTAAGCAACTTAACTGAAAAAGACAAACATAGAAGTATGCCGTTTGAGGAAAGAATCAAACTTCAACACGAAAACCTAAAATACCCTATTTTACCAACGACGACAATCGGAAGTTTCCCACAAACTCCTGAACTTAGAAAATTAAGAAGAGATTTCAAAAACGGGCTTATCAGCGAAGAAGATTACAAAGCTCAAATTAAAGAAATGATTAAAGACCTTGTAAAATTCCAAGAAGAAATCGGTCTTGACGTACTTGTACACGGTGAATTCGAGAGAAACGACATGGTTGAATATTTCGGTGAACAACTAAACGGAGTTGCGTTCTCTCAAAACGGATGGGTTCAAAGTTACGGTAGTAGATGTGTAAAACCACCTCTAATTTACGGAGATGTTTCTAGACCTAAAGATATGACGGTTGAATGGATTACATACGCTCAATCTCTAACAGAAAAACCTATGAAAGGTATGCTAACAGGTCCTGTTACTATGCTTAACTGGTCATTCGTAAGAGACGACCAACCAAAAAGAACGACTGCATATCAAATGGCAATCGCTATTAGAGACGAAGTGGAAGCTCTTGAAGCTGCCGGAATTAAAGTAATCCAAGTTGACGAAGCGGCACTTAGAGAAGGATATCCTCTAAGAAACGAAAAAAGAGCTGAATACGAAGATTGGGCTATTACGAGCTTTAGAATTACAACAAGCAGCGTAAAACCTGAAACTCAAATTCACACTCATATGTGTTATTCTGAATTTAGCGACATTATGGACGCTATTGAAGATATGGACGCTGACGTTATCTCTATTGAAAACGCAAGAAGTGACAACAGCCTGCTTAAAATCTTTAAAGAAAGAGGATACAAAGGCGAAATCGGACCTGGTGTATATGACATCCACAGCCCGAGAATCCCAAGCAAAGAAGAAATCGTAGAGCAAATCGAAGCAATCCTTGAAGTACTTCCGGCTGAAAAAGTTTGGATTAACCCGGATTGCGGTCTTAAAACAAGAAAATGGGAAGAAGTTAAACCAAGTCTTAAAAATATGGTTGACGCAACTATCGAAGTTAGAAAAAAACTTCAATAATCCCCTCTTTTCATCCTTCCTTTTTTGTTACAATATCTTAATCGGATTAAGGGGGAAGGATGAAAAAACTACTTTTATTTTTACTAACAACCTCACTTTTCGCACTTACTACGAATAACACTTTTAGAATCACTTTTCAAAATCTCAAATTCCAAAACGAACATATGGGATTGCTTGAAACGAGTTATCTTTTTGATTTCGGTAATTTTTATACGGGTCTTAGCGTTTATTCGGCAATAACAGGAAAAAGAGGAGGATTTTTCACAGGAGGCGTCAATTTAGGATACAAATATCCGCTTGAAAAAATCACACTTGATAGCGGACTTTTTATAGGTGGAGGCGGTGGCGGACACGCACCTCAAGGTAGCGGTCTTATGCTAAAAATCTACGCCGGAGCACTTTATCCTCTAAATAAAAATTTCAATTTAGTAGCAAATCTCAATCATATTAAATTCAAAGACGGAGAGATAGACTCCACACAGCTCGCTTTAGGGGTTGATTATAATTTTCAAGACGTATATTTTCTAAAACCATTTAACGGCTACGGATATTTTTCAAAAGAGAGGGTCTTTTTTTCTCCTTTCGTACTTGAATATATTCCTTTTGATTCGAAAACCACCGCCCGAACAAAACAAAAACGTTTTTCTTTAATAGGCGCCGAAATTGGAAAATATAAAAACGAAAATACGTTTTATTTTATCTCTACGGGCGGTGCGTTTAGAGGAGAGAGCGACGGATACGCGGAATTTTTATTCGGAATGGGGAAAAAATTTCCTTTTCTAACTTTAAAAGCATCTCTTGGAGCCGGAGGCGGTGGTGAAGTCGATACCAAAGGCGGAGCTATTTATAAAATAGAAGCTCAAAAAAATATCTCTTTTTTAAATATTTCCGCAGGATATATGGGAAGCTTCGGCGGAGTTAAAGCTTATTATTTAAAAGCCGCAATAAATAAAAACTTTAATTTCGCAAGTGTAGGAGAAAAATATTTAAAAATTGAAACGAAAAAATTCAGAATTTCTCTATATAGCGAATCGTATCTGCCATCAAATACGATAAGAAAAGACGACGATTCAAAAAGACTTGACGTTATGAACGTGGATTTGGGATATTTTATCGATGAAAATTATTACGCTTTTATAAACGCGGCAAGCGCATATAACGGAGGAAGCGGAGGATATGCCGTAGGAATGTTCGGAGTAGGATATGAAAAAAACTTTTTTGCAAAAATTGCCGTAGGAGCCGCGGGAGGTGGAAGAGTGGATGTAGGCGGAGGGCTTTTGGCAAAAGCGATTATAGGGTATAAATTTAAAAACTTTTCAATCGGTATCGGCAGAATCAAAGCGTTTGAGGGAAGACTTGATACGACTATTCTTGATATAGGAATCGATTTTGATTTTTATAAAGGAATAGTTGAGTAATCAATATGATATACTTCTAAAAATCTTTCAAGGAGAATTAATGAGAGAATATCTTTTTAGTAGCGAAAGTGTAACGGAAGGTCATCCGGATAAAATGGCGGACCAAATCAGCGACGCGATTTTAGATTATATTATCGAAAGAGACCCTAACGCAAAAGTGGCTTGCGAAACACTTCTTAGTAACGGATATTGTATTATTGCGGGAGAGCTCAAAACCACTACGTACGCTCCAATGCAAGAAATCGCAAGAGAAGTTATTAGAGAAATAGGCTATACCGATGCAAGATACGGATTTGATTATAGAACGGCCGGTGTTTTAAACGGTGTGGGAGAGCAAAGCCCGGATATCAGACAAGGTGTGGAAAGAGGAGAAGAAATCGGAGCTGGAGACCAAGGTATGATGTTCGGATACGCATGTACCGAAACTCCGGAACTTATGCCGCTTCCAATCATGCTTGCTCATAAACTTACAAAAAGACTTGCAGTTGCTAGAAAAGAAGCTATTATTCCGTGGCTAAGACCGGACGGAAAAGCACAAGTGAGCGTAAAATACGTAGACGGAAAACCGGTTAGCGTTGAAAAAGTCGTAGTTTCGACTCAACACGAACCGGATATTAACTATTCGGAAATTAAAGAGGCTGTAATCGAAGAAGTTATAAAAAAAGTAATTCCTGCAAATATGCTTAGCAAAAACGTTGAATATTTCATAAACCCGACAGGAAAATTCGTAATCGGAGGTCCTCAAGGAGATGCCGGACTTACAGGTAGAAAAATTATAGTCGATACGTACGGTGGTGCGGCACCTCACGGCGGAGGAGCGTTTAGTGGAAAAGACCCTACAAAAGTTGATAGAAGCGGAGCATACGCAGCAAGATACGTAGCTAAAAACTTAGTAGCAGCAGGTGTTGCTGAAAAACTAACCGTCCAAATCGCATATGCTATCGGAGTAGTAGAGCCGGTAAGTATTTATATCGATACTCACGGCACCGCGAAAGTTGACGAAACAAAAATAGAAGAAGCAGTTAGAAAAATTTTCAACCTAACACCAAAAGGTATTATCGAAACTCTTGATTTATTAAAACCTATTTATAGAAAAACGGCGGCTTACGGGCATTTCGGTAGAGAAGAGTTCTCTTGGGAAAAACTTGACAAAGTAGAAGAAATAAAAGATTACCTAAACCTAAAATAACCTCCTCTCCCCTCTTTTACGTTTTTATAAAACTCGATACATTACAACTTCACCTTTTTTACAAAATCCCTATTTTCACAAACTCACAAACTTACTATTTCACCCTATTCCTCATCTATTCCTCATCTTTCCCCTATTTTTTTTCTATCCTACAATTTCACAAACTCACTGATTCACAATTTCACCTATTTTACATCCCTATCTCTTCTCCACCCAACTCCTTTTTGCGCTATAATTCGCAAAAAAAGGAGAAGATTATGGATTTTTTCGAAATTGTAAAAACAATCGAAAGCATACAACACCCGGCAATTGCCACAAGTTTAACTAATTTAGGTATTTTGCAAGATGTGGATATCGAAGGAGATACGGTAAAAGCTACATTCGTATGGCCTTTTGCGAATATTCCGATAAAAGAGCAAATTATCAACTCGGTAAAAGCACCACTGAACGCAAAAGGCTTAAAATTAGAATATAACGAAAGAATTATGAATGAAGACGAGAAGCAAAGATTTTTAGAATTAGAAAAGAAATATTGGAGAGGTGGACCTGCCGCTTGCGGAATGTAAAACCGTTGTCACAAATGGAAACATCCATTTTTAAGGAATCAGAGTTTAAGCAAATATTAAGAATTTAATGATATATTTTTAAGTACAATAAATCTAAAAAAAGGAGCTAAAATGGCAGTAAAAATTACTGATACTTGTATTAACTGCGGTGCATGTATTGACGAGTGCCCGGTAGAAGCAATCGTAGACGATAGCGATAACCCAACTGGAGAAGAAATCTACTACGTTTATCCTGATAAATGTGTAGAATGCGTAGATTATGCTGACTGCCCACTATGTGCGGAAGCATGTCCTACTGAGGGATGTATCGTTTGGGATGAGTGCAAAGAAGGTCAACCATGTCATCCAAACAGAGGTGAAGTTGGTGAGCCTGTAATGGACGCGTGCTAATTTCTTCCCTCTTCTTTTTTTCTTCAAATTTTTGTATAATTCCTCTCTAAAAACTCAAGGAGAGTAAATATGGAAAGAACTCTATCAATTATTAAACCTGATGCGGTTGCTAAAAATGTTATTGGTAAAATCATTGACAGATTCGAAAGTAACGGACTTAGAATCGCTGCAATGAAAAAAATTAAACTTACAAAAGAAGACGCGGCTAAATTTTATGAAGTACATAAAGAAAGACCGTTTTTCAACGACCTATGCGAATATATGAGCAGCGGTCCTGTGGTAGTTATGGTACTTG is part of the Caminibacter pacificus genome and encodes:
- the aroB gene encoding 3-dehydroquinate synthase, translated to MKVTVNTPNKTYDIIIDKLPQITIDSKVAIITNPKVSGLHINYLTNKLKAKELHIITLPDGEEYKNWQSIEYALDRLFDAKFDRNSTLIAFGGGVIGDMTGFAASIFLRGIKFIQIPTTLLAMVDSSVGGKTGINNKYGKNLIGSFYQPEAVYIDTHFLSTLDKREFAAGMAEIIKMAVMFDKEFFENIKKGNLTLEEMIKRSVELKAEVVNQDEKEKGIRSVLNYGHTFGHVIENLTNYKTYLHGEAVAIGMIMANELSRELGLLSEKEAKEIKELLEKHNLPTDFKIDDVDDFYNHFFLDKKTADNKIKFIIPEKIGQYKIVKDLDENLVKKVLKKFER
- a CDS encoding mechanosensitive ion channel family protein — translated: MKKLFLIVFFILTLFAADNNTTAETNETNKTNTLLHYQKNEIIKRLKQNEFYITYKDYLDYKALQERVALLEKKARYNKKYKKELQRLKTELKLLKKNNDIYTSLIKLSSLPKPPEINNPFAIITGLNYEKEIQSIVEKNQKEYQIFKQTLNDLQRLKEIEQKLKIKDKELEQMLQDFNVIDNIYKTKLNTLQAEAKINIQKVNSQIQREINKLIFLAITIAISFIIFTLIKLAVRKYVKEESVYITNKILNFINFTVILLIIAFFYINNATYLITILGFASAGIAIAMKDWFMNIFGWFVIMTSGNFKVGDRVKIYLQNGQVKIVGDIIDISLNRIVIQEDVTLTTYLYNRRAGRIVFVPNNVIFTNPIFNYTHHGLSTVWDGIDITITFDSNHKKAVYLAREIVSKYSKGYTDITKRRLQKLKSVYHIKNANVEPRIYTFISENGITISCWYLNNYATLNLRSTISAEIIDAFNNAEDIKIAYPTYSIKMEKTNHEKFDEA
- a CDS encoding uracil-DNA glycosylase; this translates as MKNLMKLKYLYKLKEAGVEYFEGFVSEDKKVDMPNELKELEKICKNCTLCDLSKTRTNVVFGEGNPKAKLMFIGEGPGEMEDKTGRPFVGRAGKLLTKIIENVLELTREDVYIANIVKCRPPNNRVPSIEEAESCKPYLLKQIEIINPEILVCLGKTAFMYLLNENLPISRVRGQIFEYKGRKVIPTYHPSFLLRNPSAKKEAYKDFLLIKSML
- the metE gene encoding 5-methyltetrahydropteroyltriglutamate--homocysteine S-methyltransferase, translated to MATYVIGFPRIGEQRELKKALEAYWSGKISQDELKQTASDLRKRHWTYQKNAGIDMISVNDFSFYDNMLDMTVMLNAVPEKYKDIDNCMDRYFAMARGDANHKAMEMTKWFNTNYHYIVPELDIDMDFKANIDKIVLEYNEAKELGIEPKVNLIGPITYVKLSKIVNGDEKAIIEKLVPVYKEIIAKLKELNPNVTIQMDEPYFVTNPTKEDLELLEKVYNELASDANIYVATYFEHSNEANEVLAKTPIKGMFLDFVHGSENSIKALVDAGKEVGIGIVNGRNVWVNDIEKSAAFVKGLTEAVESDKVHVGSSCSLLHVPYTLKYETKMDEDIKSWISYALEKLDEIRVINKLVKNEELSEYDKEVLEGNKIAIATRKTSSKIHDPIVQDRVSNLTEKDKHRSMPFEERIKLQHENLKYPILPTTTIGSFPQTPELRKLRRDFKNGLISEEDYKAQIKEMIKDLVKFQEEIGLDVLVHGEFERNDMVEYFGEQLNGVAFSQNGWVQSYGSRCVKPPLIYGDVSRPKDMTVEWITYAQSLTEKPMKGMLTGPVTMLNWSFVRDDQPKRTTAYQMAIAIRDEVEALEAAGIKVIQVDEAALREGYPLRNEKRAEYEDWAITSFRITTSSVKPETQIHTHMCYSEFSDIMDAIEDMDADVISIENARSDNSLLKIFKERGYKGEIGPGVYDIHSPRIPSKEEIVEQIEAILEVLPAEKVWINPDCGLKTRKWEEVKPSLKNMVDATIEVRKKLQ
- the metK gene encoding methionine adenosyltransferase, with the translated sequence MREYLFSSESVTEGHPDKMADQISDAILDYIIERDPNAKVACETLLSNGYCIIAGELKTTTYAPMQEIAREVIREIGYTDARYGFDYRTAGVLNGVGEQSPDIRQGVERGEEIGAGDQGMMFGYACTETPELMPLPIMLAHKLTKRLAVARKEAIIPWLRPDGKAQVSVKYVDGKPVSVEKVVVSTQHEPDINYSEIKEAVIEEVIKKVIPANMLSKNVEYFINPTGKFVIGGPQGDAGLTGRKIIVDTYGGAAPHGGGAFSGKDPTKVDRSGAYAARYVAKNLVAAGVAEKLTVQIAYAIGVVEPVSIYIDTHGTAKVDETKIEEAVRKIFNLTPKGIIETLDLLKPIYRKTAAYGHFGREEFSWEKLDKVEEIKDYLNLK
- a CDS encoding iron-sulfur cluster assembly protein, which translates into the protein MDFFEIVKTIESIQHPAIATSLTNLGILQDVDIEGDTVKATFVWPFANIPIKEQIINSVKAPLNAKGLKLEYNERIMNEDEKQRFLELEKKYWRGGPAACGM
- a CDS encoding 4Fe-4S dicluster domain-containing protein, yielding MAVKITDTCINCGACIDECPVEAIVDDSDNPTGEEIYYVYPDKCVECVDYADCPLCAEACPTEGCIVWDECKEGQPCHPNRGEVGEPVMDAC
- the ndk gene encoding nucleoside-diphosphate kinase, whose translation is MERTLSIIKPDAVAKNVIGKIIDRFESNGLRIAAMKKIKLTKEDAAKFYEVHKERPFFNDLCEYMSSGPVVVMVLEGENAVAKNRELMGATDPKEAAPGTIRADFAESIEANAVHGSDSLENAKKEIAFFFAEREIL